One window of the Sulfitobacter alexandrii genome contains the following:
- the phnE gene encoding phosphonate ABC transporter, permease protein PhnE has product MADTTQDIRGQYLAAMRQKRVMNMVLLILFVALMVAGFATADARNAGGFWDGWRNILDFPADVIGEALSRAHLLPGYFLKYLPSLVETINIAAAATLLGALLALFAALLATRGLAPRTWIVAPVRRVLDILRAVPEIVIALILIFLLGGGPVPAMIAICLHTIGALGKLFSEVNENASLKPVEGLASVGASWMQRMMLGVVPQVAPNYLSYALLRFEINIRASAILGFVGAGGIGYDLRNTMSWGQGKFDEAAAIFLLLFGAIVIVDQLSSYARNRLTHGKAYKDKGAIL; this is encoded by the coding sequence ATGGCCGATACGACACAGGATATCCGCGGGCAGTATCTTGCCGCGATGCGTCAGAAGCGCGTCATGAACATGGTGTTGCTGATCCTGTTCGTGGCCCTGATGGTTGCCGGCTTTGCCACGGCGGACGCACGCAACGCCGGTGGCTTCTGGGACGGATGGCGCAATATCCTCGACTTTCCGGCCGACGTGATCGGCGAGGCGCTGTCCCGCGCGCACCTGCTGCCGGGCTATTTCCTGAAATACCTGCCCTCCCTCGTCGAGACCATCAACATCGCCGCCGCGGCCACGTTGCTGGGCGCCCTGCTGGCCCTCTTCGCCGCGCTGCTGGCGACCCGTGGCCTTGCCCCGCGAACGTGGATCGTCGCGCCCGTCCGCCGGGTGCTGGACATCCTGCGCGCCGTGCCCGAAATCGTCATCGCCCTGATCCTGATCTTCCTTCTGGGCGGCGGACCCGTGCCCGCCATGATCGCCATCTGCCTGCATACCATCGGGGCTTTGGGCAAACTGTTCTCCGAGGTGAACGAGAACGCGTCGCTCAAGCCGGTCGAGGGGCTCGCGTCGGTCGGGGCGTCGTGGATGCAGCGGATGATGCTGGGCGTGGTGCCGCAGGTCGCGCCCAACTACCTCAGCTACGCGCTGCTGCGGTTCGAGATCAACATCCGCGCCTCCGCGATCCTCGGCTTCGTCGGCGCGGGCGGCATCGGCTACGACCTGCGCAACACCATGTCCTGGGGGCAGGGCAAGTTCGACGAGGCGGCGGCGATCTTCCTGCTGCTGTTCGGCGCCATCGTGATCGTCGATCAACTCTCCAGCTATGCCCGCAACCGCCTGACCCACGGCAAGGCCTACAAGGACAAGGGAGCCATCCTGTGA
- the phnE gene encoding phosphonate ABC transporter, permease protein PhnE, translating to MTTASLTLQADKLIARKRLAACAAPALIAVYLVYVFFAFDVPGLRDRVSVDNMNTLLRDVYSYKTHVTQDNRNGEVTIAIEGERKGAYPAGESPDWVRLGPASTVDLGGGHIVTLGDTVRYDIPGYGTVTAQPGRTGVNAELPPGDVPEWINASRNRVAITTDAGRVTITRNRTEVFRYFTGWELFFFTLDSPFHGMGLTELIATGDYGAMWSDFWNNKMWRHADVAWALVETILMAFLGTFGAAIIALPMGFLAARNFTPLGAARFTARRIFDFLRGVDGLIWTIVLSRAFGPGPLTGSLAIMLTDTGTFGKIFSEALENVDDKQIEGIASTGAAPLQRYRFGVIPQITPVLLSQVLYYLESNTRSATIIGAITGGGIGLLLTQAIITQKDWEEVTYYIVLIVLMVMAMDSLSGWLRRRLISGDGGAH from the coding sequence GTGACGACCGCCAGCCTCACCCTGCAAGCCGACAAACTGATCGCCCGCAAGCGTCTCGCTGCATGCGCCGCCCCCGCGCTGATCGCTGTCTATCTGGTCTATGTCTTCTTCGCCTTCGACGTGCCCGGCCTGCGCGACCGGGTCAGCGTGGACAACATGAACACGCTGCTGCGCGACGTCTACAGCTACAAGACGCACGTCACGCAGGACAACCGCAACGGCGAGGTCACCATCGCGATCGAGGGCGAGCGCAAGGGCGCCTATCCCGCTGGCGAAAGCCCCGACTGGGTGCGCCTCGGCCCCGCCTCCACCGTCGATCTCGGCGGCGGGCACATCGTCACCCTTGGCGACACCGTCCGCTACGACATTCCCGGCTACGGCACCGTGACGGCGCAGCCGGGCCGAACCGGCGTCAACGCGGAACTGCCGCCGGGCGACGTGCCGGAATGGATCAACGCATCCCGCAACCGCGTGGCGATCACCACGGACGCGGGCCGCGTCACCATCACCCGCAACCGGACCGAGGTGTTCCGCTATTTTACCGGGTGGGAACTGTTCTTCTTCACCCTCGACAGCCCGTTTCACGGGATGGGCCTGACGGAGCTGATCGCCACCGGCGACTACGGCGCGATGTGGTCCGACTTCTGGAACAACAAGATGTGGCGGCACGCGGATGTCGCATGGGCGCTGGTCGAAACCATCCTGATGGCGTTTCTCGGCACCTTCGGGGCCGCGATCATCGCGCTGCCCATGGGCTTTCTCGCCGCGCGCAACTTTACCCCGCTCGGGGCGGCACGGTTCACCGCCCGGCGCATCTTCGACTTCCTGCGCGGCGTGGATGGCCTGATATGGACCATCGTACTCAGCCGCGCCTTCGGCCCCGGTCCGCTGACCGGCTCGCTGGCGATCATGCTCACCGACACCGGCACCTTCGGCAAGATCTTCTCCGAAGCGCTGGAGAACGTGGACGACAAGCAGATCGAGGGCATCGCCTCGACCGGGGCGGCCCCGCTGCAACGCTACCGCTTCGGCGTGATCCCGCAGATCACCCCGGTCCTGCTGAGCCAGGTGCTCTATTACCTTGAATCCAACACCCGATCCGCCACCATCATCGGCGCGATCACCGGCGGCGGCATCGGCCTGCTGCTGACGCAGGCGATCATCACCCAGAAGGATTGGGAAGAAGTGACCTACTACATCGTGCTGATCGTGCTGATGGTGATGGCGATGGACAGCCTGTCCGGATGGCTGCGCCGCCGCCTGATTTCCGGCGACGGAGGCGCACACTGA
- a CDS encoding chloramphenicol acetyltransferase yields MTRLKPHLPFVHPDCEITDSTFGAYVEIGRGSRVAHSHLGDYSYCDRNADIANAEVGKFSNIASCVRIGATDHPMEKASLHHFHYRSADYFDDAEPDHDWFAHRRSRRAVIGHDTWLGHGAQVRPEVTIGHGAVVAGGAIVTRDVPPYMIVAGIPAVPLRVRFSDTIADRLMALAWWDWPHARLRDALEDFRALPAEAFLERYAG; encoded by the coding sequence ATGACCCGCCTGAAACCGCACCTTCCCTTCGTGCATCCCGACTGCGAAATTACCGACAGCACCTTCGGCGCCTACGTCGAGATCGGGCGCGGGTCGCGCGTGGCACACAGCCACCTGGGGGATTATTCCTACTGCGACCGCAACGCCGACATCGCCAACGCGGAGGTCGGCAAGTTCTCCAACATCGCGTCCTGCGTGCGCATCGGCGCCACCGACCATCCGATGGAAAAGGCGAGCCTGCACCACTTCCACTACCGCTCCGCGGATTATTTCGACGACGCCGAACCGGACCACGACTGGTTCGCTCACCGCCGCAGCCGCCGCGCCGTCATCGGCCATGACACATGGCTGGGTCACGGCGCGCAGGTCCGGCCCGAGGTGACCATCGGCCACGGCGCCGTCGTGGCGGGCGGCGCCATCGTGACCCGCGACGTACCCCCCTACATGATCGTCGCGGGGATCCCCGCCGTTCCCCTGCGGGTACGGTTCTCCGACACCATCGCCGACCGCCTGATGGCGCTGGCATGGTGGGACTGGCCGCATGCCCGCCTGCGCGACGCGCTGGAGGACTTCCGCGCGCTTCCGGCCGAGGCCTTCCTGGAAAGGTACGCAGGCTAG
- a CDS encoding GFA family protein: MKDQVFGQCLCGAVSFSVAGALDALYLCHCSRCRKDSGSAHSANLFAGDATLCWSAGEDRVRVFRLAGTRHVKSFCAECGSALPYATGDGGAVVVPAGSLDSPVALRPRAHICHASRAAWDDDLASVPRIDGLPG, from the coding sequence ATGAAAGACCAGGTCTTTGGCCAGTGCCTCTGCGGTGCGGTGAGCTTCTCGGTGGCGGGGGCCCTGGATGCCCTCTACCTCTGCCACTGTTCGCGCTGCCGCAAGGATAGCGGGTCGGCCCATTCGGCCAACCTGTTCGCCGGGGATGCGACGCTGTGCTGGTCGGCCGGCGAGGACAGGGTCAGGGTCTTCCGTCTGGCCGGCACGCGGCACGTGAAGAGCTTCTGTGCCGAGTGCGGCTCCGCCCTGCCGTACGCGACAGGTGACGGCGGTGCCGTGGTCGTGCCCGCCGGGTCGCTGGACAGTCCGGTCGCGCTGCGGCCCCGCGCGCACATCTGCCATGCCAGCCGGGCGGCGTGGGATGACGATCTGGCCTCGGTCCCGAGGATCGACGGGCTTCCCGGTTGA